The DNA sequence ATCGTGACGCCGTGGTCCGCCCGGTGGTCGGCGACCAGCCCGCCGAGGGCCCGGGCCAGCGGCGGCACGTCGGCGCGCAGGGCCGCGACCGCCGAGCGGGCCTCGGTCAGGCCGTCGACGGCCAGCCGCCGGGCCCGCCGGATCCGCGCGGCCGCGGCGGCGACGTCGCCCTTCTCGGTCAGTTCGGCCTCGGCGACCTCCAGCTGCACCCCGAGCGCGCCCAGCGAGTGGGCGAGCACGTCGTGCAGTTCCCGGGCGATCCGGGTCCGCTCGGAAAGGGCCGCCGCCCGGGCCTGCGCCCGCTGCGTACGCGCGGTCTGCTCCAGCAGCAGCGCGGTCTGCTCGGCCCGCAGCCGATACTCCCGGCGGTGCAGGCTGAACAGCACCAGGACGGCGATCAGCGCGGGCTGGGTCAGGATCGCGGTCGGCCCCCGGCCGGCGAGCCACATACCGGTCAACAGGACCACGATGGTCGCCCCGGTCAGCGCCAGGATCGCCCACATCGGCGTCCGGGGCAGCAGCACGAAGGTGAACAGCATCGCGTAGAGGAACAGCGGCGCCGACGCACTCTCGGGCACGCCCGCGACGGTGGCCGGCAGCACCGTCGCGAGGGCCAGGCCGGCCCGGGCGACCCGCGGCCACCGGGTGTCGGCGACCAGGAAGACGACCCAGCAGGCGAGGGCGACGACGAGGACCAGCCGCACGGCGGGACTCGGCGGGGTCAGGAAGAGCAGTGACCAGATCAGCAGCGCGCTGACCACGATCCGCACCAGCCAGCCCGTCTCCGGGTCGTCGGCCCTGATCAGCCGTACGCCCCGCCGGGTCAGCCGCCGCAGCCCCACCGGTCAGCCGCGTTCCCGTACGACGGTCAGGATGAGGTCGAGCACCAGCAGGCGGTAGGCGACGAAGGCGAGCCCCACCACGCCGAGCACCACCAGGATCGCGACGACGACACGACCGGTCACCTTTCCACCCTCCCGTTCGAGTACCCGGTCGACGACGGCCCCGGCCAGCCGGGTGCCCCGGCTGCCGTTGCGGTTGCCGGTCAGCAGGTAGTTCGCGGCACGCATGGCGTCGACGCGACGGCCGGCCGGCGCCTCGGGCTTCGTAATACGGTTCCGCTCGTTCATGACACGGAACGTTACGAGCGGTCCCGGGTGGACCGGCACCATCGGAGGGTGGAGATCAGGGTGGAGTCGGGCCGTCGAGGTCAGAGGGTGCCGAGGTAGCGACGGCGCTCGTACGGGGTGACCTCGCGCCGGTACTCCTCCCACTCGGCGCGCTTGTTGCGCAGGAAGTAGTCGAAGACGTGCTCGCCGAGCACCTCGGCGACCAGTTCGGAGCCGGCCATCACGTCGATCGCCTCGGCGAGGTTCTCCGGCAGCGCCTCGTAGCCCATCGCCTTGCGCTCGGCGTTGGACAGCGACCACACGTCGTCCTCGGCGCCCGGCGGCAGTTCGTAGCCCTCCTCGATGCCCTTGAGGCCGGCGCTGAGCATCACCGCGAACGCCAGGTAGGGGTTGGTCGCCGAGTCCAGCGAGCGGACCTCGACCCGGGCCGAGTTCGGCTTGCCGTACGCGGGCACCCGGACCAGCGCCGAGCGGTTGAGGTGTCCCCAGCAGACGTACGCCGGGGATTCGGTGATCCGGTCCGGCAGGGCCTGCGGGAACAGCCGCTTGTAGGAGTTGACCCACTGGTTGGTGACCGCGGTGTATTCGCGGGCGTGGACGAGCAGCCCGGCGATGAACGCCTTGGCGACCTTGGAGAGCTTCATCGGGTCGCTGGCGTCGTGGAAGGCGTTGCGTTCGCCCTCGAACAGCGACAGGTGGGTGTGCATGCCGCTGCCGGGCTGGTCGGTGAAGGGCTTGGGCATGAAGGTGGCCCGTACCCCGGTCGACAGCGCGACCTCCTTGATGACGTGCCGGAACGTCATGATGTTGTCGGCGGTGGTGAGCGCGTCGGCGTAGCGCAGGTCGATCTCCTGCTGGCCGGGGGCGACCTCGTGGTGGCTGAACTCGACCGAGATGCCGATCCGCTCCAGCGACAGCACGGCCTGCCGGCGGAAGTCGCGGGCGACGGCGTGCGTGGTGTGTTCGAAGTAGCCGCCGCTGTCGACCGGGCTCGGAATCGAGCCGTCGATGGGGCCGTCCTCGAGCAGGAAGAACTCGATCTCGGGGTGGGTGTAGAAGGTGAAGCCCTTGTCGGCGGCCCGGGACAGCGCGCGGCGGAGCACGTGGCGCGGGTCGGCCCACGAGGGGCTGCCGTCGGGCAGCAGGATGTCGCAGAACATCCGGGCGCTCTCGCCGCTGGCGCCGCCCTCGAAGGGGAAGACCTGGAACGTCGTCGGGTCGGGCATGGCGACCATGTCGGACTCGAAGACGCGGGCGAATCCCTCGATCGCCGAGCCGTCGAAGCCGATGCCCTCCTCGAAGGCGGACTCGAGCTCGGCGGGCGCGACGGAGACGCTCTTGAGCGTGCCGAGCACGTCGGTGAACCACAACCGGACGAAACGGATGTCGCGCTCTTCCAGGGTACGGAGCACGAACTCCTGCTGACGGTCCACTTCAACTCCTCGTGACACATCGTCGCGCAGACCGGCCCGACTGGCTGGACGCCTGGCCGGTCAGTCTCCAACTCGCTCGTTACGCCGACGTTACGCCGGTCGGCGCACCACCCGGATGGCGGGGCGGACACAACCTGTCCGGTTCCTCGACGTTGATCCCAAACGTACGGCAGAGGAGGCCCATGGGACACCGATCACGTCGATCCGGCCGACCGCTCCCGCGCGGCGTACGGCGGATCCTGGCCGGGGTGGCCCTCGGCCCGGTCCTGGCCGCCGCCCTGGTGCTGACCGGCGTCGTCGGCGTACCCCGGATCGGGCCGCCGGCCGCCACCCCGCCCACCGGCCCGTCGGACCCGCCCGGCCTGGCCATCGCCGGCCAGCCCGAACTGGGCACCACGCTGCTCGATCCCGACGACCTGCCGGCCGGGTTCACCGCACGGCCGGCCACGGCGGCGCCGACCACGCCCGGCCGGCCGACGCCGACGACTCCCGCCACCGACCGCGGCGAGCGGTGCCGGACGCTGTTCGAACGCCCCTGGGACCTCGCCGCCGAGCCGGGCGGCGGCACCGGTTCGGCGACGGCCGACCACACGCACCGCAGCGGTGCGCTGCTGCGGCAGGCGTCGGCGGTGTTCGCGGGCGACGGGGCGCGCCGGGCCGTCGGGCACCTGCGCGAGACGTCCGGCGGTTGCCGCGAGTTCGACGCCCGGCTCGACGACGGCACGCCGGTCACCGTACGGATCGGGGAGCTGGTGCTGGAGCGGGTCGCCGACGAGACGTACGGCCTGGTGCTGGTCGCCCGGGGCGAGCACGGCGAGGTCGGCGGCTATCTCGCGGTGGGGCGGGTCGGGCCGGTGCTGTCGGTGCTGCGCCACCTCGGGCCGGCGGGCACCGTCGACCCGGCGCGGGCGTCACCGACGCTGGGCCGGGCCGTCGACAAGCTGGTCGGGCTGCTGCGCGGCCTCGGCCGGCCCCCGACGACCGAGTCGGTGACCGAGCCCACCGCGTCGCGGACCGCGTCACGACGGTTCGCCGGGCGCGGGCGGGGCAAGATGGGCACATGCCGACCCTGCGTCTAGCCCTCGCCCAGGTCAACCCGACCGTCGGTGACCTCGCCGGCAACGCGGCGATCGTCGTCGACCGCACCCGTGCCGCCGTCGCCGCCGGAGCCGACCTGATCGCCTTCCCGGAGATGATGCTGACCGGCTATCCGGTCGAGGACCTGGTGTTCCGGGAGTCCTTCGTGGCCGCGTCCCGGGCGGCGCTGCGCGGCCTCGCCGCCGACCTCGACGCGGCCGGGCTCGGTTCGGTACCGGTGGTCGTCGGCTATCTCGACGCGGACGGGCCGGCGACGATCAGCGCGGCGGCGACGCCGGGCCGGGGGCCGCGCAACGCGGCGGCGGTGCTGCACGGCGGGCAGATCGTGGCCAGCTACTTCAAGCACCACCTGCCCAACTACGGCGTCTTCGACGAGGACCGCTACTTCGTCCCCGGCGACACGCTGACCGTGGTCCGCATCGCCGGCGTCGACGTGGCCCTGACCATCTGCGAGGACCTCTGGCAGGCCGGCGGCCCGTTCGCCGCCGCCCGCCGCGCCGGGGTCGGGCTGGTCGTCAACATCAACGGCTCGCCGTACGAGGTCAACAAGGACGACGTACGGCTGCCGCTGGTTCAGCGGCGGGCCGCCGAGGCCGGCGCCACGATCGCGTACGTCAACATGGTCGGCGGCCAGGACGAGCTGGTCTTCGACGGCGACTCGATGATCGTGACCGCCGACGGGACGTTGCTCACCCGTGCCCCGCAGTTCGGCGGTCACCTGCTGCTGCACGACGTCGAGCTGCCGGCGGCCACCGACCCGGCACCCGGCACGGCCACGACCGGCACGGCGTCGGCGGCCGACGGGTCGCCGGAGGCCGCCGCCGACGGCCTGACCGTGGTCCGGGTCCACCTGAGCGACACCGTTCCGGCGGCCGGCCCGGCCGGTGAGCGGGTCGACGGCGGGATCGCCGAGCGGGTGACCGACGAGGCGGAGATCTGGCAGGCGCTGGTGCTCGGTCTGCGTGACTACGTGAACAAGAACGGCTTCCGGTCGGTGGTGATCGCGCTGTCCGGCGGCATCGACTCCGCGGCGGTGGCCGCCATCGCCGTCGACGCGCTCGGCCCGGACCGGGTGGTCGGGATCTCGATGCCGAGCCAGTTCTCCTCGGAGCACTCCCGCGACGACGCCGCCGACCTGGCCAAGCGGACCGGCCTCGACTACCGCACCGAGCCGATCCAGCCGATGGTCGACGCGTTCCTGGCCAACCTGTCGCTGTCCGGGATGAGCGTGGAGAACCTGCAGGCCCGGGTCCGGGGCGTCCTGCTGATGGCGGTCTCCAACCAGGAGGGCCACCTGGTGCTGACCACCGGCAACAAGAGCGAGCTCGCGGTCGGCTACTCCACCCTGTACGGCGACTCGGTCGGCGGCTTCAACCCGCTCAAGGACGTGTGGAAGTCGCTGGTCTGGAAGCTGGCGGAGTGGCGCAACGCCGACGCCGCCCGGCGCGGCGCGCAGCCGCCGATCCCGGAGAACTCGATCAGCAAGCCGCCGAGCGCCGAACTGCGGCCCGGGCAGCTCGACTCCGACTCGCTGCCGGACTACGCGGTGCTCGACGCCATCCTCACCGGCTACGTCGACGGTGACCTCGGCCGTGACGACCTGGTGGCGGCCGGCCACGACCCGGCCGTGGTCGACAGGGTGCTGCGCATGGTCGACATCGCCGAGTACAAGCGCCGGCAGTCCGCACCCGGCAGCAAGATATCGATCAAGGCATTCGGCCGGGATCGGCGGCTGCCGATCACCAACCGGTGGCGGGAACAGTCCGAGTAACGACGGCGAAAGCGGGCATCAGAAGTGTGAAAAGCTGCACTGCGCCCTCACCTGCGGCCCGGCGACGGTGCGACGATCGCCGCAGACCCGGGGACCGCGAACGCGGCCTCGAGGAGAGGAGAGCAGCATGGACGACAAGAACGCACCGGACCGCCCCGCGACAGCCGGGGCCGGCCCGGCCCGGTCCGACGAGGTACCCACCCTGTACGGCGGGCCGGCCACCCGGCGGGTCCGCACCCGCGAGCTGATCGCCGCCAAGGAGCGCGGCGAACGCTGGCCGATGCTGACGTCGTACGACCAGTACACGGCGGCGATCTTCGACCAGGCCGGGGTGCCGGTGCTGCTGGTCGGCGACTCGGCGGCCAACAACGTGTTCGGCTACGAGACCACCGTCCCGGTCACCGTCGA is a window from the Polymorphospora rubra genome containing:
- a CDS encoding NAD+ synthase, which encodes MPTLRLALAQVNPTVGDLAGNAAIVVDRTRAAVAAGADLIAFPEMMLTGYPVEDLVFRESFVAASRAALRGLAADLDAAGLGSVPVVVGYLDADGPATISAAATPGRGPRNAAAVLHGGQIVASYFKHHLPNYGVFDEDRYFVPGDTLTVVRIAGVDVALTICEDLWQAGGPFAAARRAGVGLVVNINGSPYEVNKDDVRLPLVQRRAAEAGATIAYVNMVGGQDELVFDGDSMIVTADGTLLTRAPQFGGHLLLHDVELPAATDPAPGTATTGTASAADGSPEAAADGLTVVRVHLSDTVPAAGPAGERVDGGIAERVTDEAEIWQALVLGLRDYVNKNGFRSVVIALSGGIDSAAVAAIAVDALGPDRVVGISMPSQFSSEHSRDDAADLAKRTGLDYRTEPIQPMVDAFLANLSLSGMSVENLQARVRGVLLMAVSNQEGHLVLTTGNKSELAVGYSTLYGDSVGGFNPLKDVWKSLVWKLAEWRNADAARRGAQPPIPENSISKPPSAELRPGQLDSDSLPDYAVLDAILTGYVDGDLGRDDLVAAGHDPAVVDRVLRMVDIAEYKRRQSAPGSKISIKAFGRDRRLPITNRWREQSE
- the glnA gene encoding type I glutamate--ammonia ligase, coding for MDRQQEFVLRTLEERDIRFVRLWFTDVLGTLKSVSVAPAELESAFEEGIGFDGSAIEGFARVFESDMVAMPDPTTFQVFPFEGGASGESARMFCDILLPDGSPSWADPRHVLRRALSRAADKGFTFYTHPEIEFFLLEDGPIDGSIPSPVDSGGYFEHTTHAVARDFRRQAVLSLERIGISVEFSHHEVAPGQQEIDLRYADALTTADNIMTFRHVIKEVALSTGVRATFMPKPFTDQPGSGMHTHLSLFEGERNAFHDASDPMKLSKVAKAFIAGLLVHAREYTAVTNQWVNSYKRLFPQALPDRITESPAYVCWGHLNRSALVRVPAYGKPNSARVEVRSLDSATNPYLAFAVMLSAGLKGIEEGYELPPGAEDDVWSLSNAERKAMGYEALPENLAEAIDVMAGSELVAEVLGEHVFDYFLRNKRAEWEEYRREVTPYERRRYLGTL
- a CDS encoding sensor histidine kinase, with protein sequence MGLRRLTRRGVRLIRADDPETGWLVRIVVSALLIWSLLFLTPPSPAVRLVLVVALACWVVFLVADTRWPRVARAGLALATVLPATVAGVPESASAPLFLYAMLFTFVLLPRTPMWAILALTGATIVVLLTGMWLAGRGPTAILTQPALIAVLVLFSLHRREYRLRAEQTALLLEQTARTQRAQARAAALSERTRIARELHDVLAHSLGALGVQLEVAEAELTEKGDVAAAAARIRRARRLAVDGLTEARSAVAALRADVPPLARALGGLVADHRADHGVTITLRTEGSPHELPSGAEVALLRTAREALTNAAKHAPGAPVAVTLDYSGPAVRLTVRNPAPDGPGPDGGGGYGLTGARERVALVGGTLEAGVVDGVWRVSVEVPG